The DNA region AAAAATAAGtaagttacttttttatttattatggttTTTGTCTTTAGGATGAACAGGCAGAGTTGGTGAATGAAGTCCTGAAGGTTTTATATAACTTGGTGTTACACATTGACAAGAATAGCCCAGATGAAGAAGAGGACAGCCACTGTCTTCGCCTTATAAGTATCCTCCGCTCTCTCCTCCTGGCTACAGCTCGATGTCCAGAAAAGACAGATACTCTTCACaggtgggatttttttttcttgttaatttttatAGTTGATGCATACTCTACTTCTTATTAAAATCTTTCACATTATAATTATGAGATAGTTAGTGATTACTGTTAAGCCATCAGGCCCTAAGTTCTTATGTGCGGTAGTAGGTAATGTACTtgattttttcttatgtattaaaAGCACTCCGAATTATTGTAACATCCATCTAATTATGCTTGAATCCTACAGTAACACCGTGAATTTACTTCTTGTCATGCCACCCAATATGTATGAGGAGTTGTTGTCTGACATGCCCCAAGCCAACTCTGAGCATGGCTTGCCACCACCTCCACCTGTGGTAACTACGCAGCCTGTTGCCGGAGCCACGGCCTTGGTTGAAGCATCTTGCTTCACGGAAGTCAGTGAGAATCAGGCCCTCAATGAGCGTAACTGTGAATACGATGGCAAAGATATGACTGTTATTTTGAAGCTGTTGGATTTCTTGGACTCAAGGCTGAAAGCTGCAAGTATTGAGAAATTTCTCGCTACATTTCTTATGATATTGCGGTTCTTAAATTCTAATGAATTATTTGTATGCCTCTTATCTGAGGGTTAATACCTATAACTTAACTTAGTATTGTATACTGGTATGGGATTTagaaattctattaataataatctttttattatacAAAAAGCATGTTGTACTGTTGCCATACCTAAGCATGTCACTTTAATAAGAATTTTTATAGTGTAAGCAATTCCTGGCATGTAGACCACTTAATTATTTCTGTTAAAGATAGGATATGCTTAGTGGGATCTATAGGTTCTAGATGATCTTTTTAAATCTGAACAAGCCAATCACAGATTGTCATTTAAGATATACTGTGTTTCTCATGCTAGCTTGAAATTGCAATTCTTAgcatttttctaaattaaaacatTTTTAGTCATGTGGTAATCTGAAACATAAAAGTTAATGGGTCAGACAGCAATAAGCCTATTTAACTTCTGCTGCTGAAgttcataatattttttataattttgttggtAATTGGTGCTATTATACGCTCAATAATATGGTGTTATTTGAGTGTTGGAATACAGTATCGTGGATTGTTAGTACAGGTAAAGGAAAAATCCTTATGAAACCCCTTTTAATTTGCACATAGAATACGTATTGTTAGAAATTTTTTGCAAAAAAAGAAGCCAGTTGCcctaaatgaaaatgataaaacagCTTTGGGAAAATCTTTATATTCAAGCACTTTACTTTCTTTTTAGCCTGAAAACCAGTTTTTGACATGGAAAAATTTCAAGGTATTGaagatatatgtaaattatgttatACTCAAGTCTCTGTAGTCCTTTATGTACCTGCTTTTTGGCATTGATAATATCCATGGTATTCAAGTTTGTAAGTTTCCTCCTTTAAAAAGTGTATATTGTATTTTGAAATAGACCTTTTATATCTAATGCTTATAATGGAAAGTTACTGTCAATTCCTTGTACATGATAGATAGTTACATGATAAATAGTTACTAGTTGTATCTTGTAGAGTACGCGCTGAAAGAATTTACAGGTAATTTAGGAATTGGaaaaagtttttttcatttttagaaatAGAATTTTCCTTGATTAGATGGAATAAATTAAATTGAGATACCTTTTGACATTTAGTTAACGATTAAAACTTCAACTATTGTGTGTCAGTTGCCTTTATTCATCAAAAGTTTAATTTACAATGCATCCCTTTGTTTGGAATGTTTCAGTAACTATCTTTTACTAGTGAATTTGGGCATATTGTTTCCTTTTAAAGTTATTcttaacttctttttgttttagtaTTGACATACTTACACAACAGTATAACTACATCtacttctttatattttttctagtGAATCATCTTCACACTTCTTGTTATTTGTCCCTTATTTTGCCTTCACGTGTCTTTGTACATGTGTATTTCCTTTGTATGCAGGTGATCATTGGAACTTATTGGCTGTTGTAAGCCAGACTAAACATATTGACATTAATGCCTTCTTATTATCACTTCACTTGTCTTCATAACTGAATAAGTGCATTTGCATTGCTCATATGTTGAATGTGTTGCCTTGGTCTTAATTTTTTTGCAATTTGAGACTAAGGATGCTTTCCccactaaaaataaaactgaataagaGAACAAGTTTACAAAATCTACATCCCCTAACACCTCCATCTGTAACTTCCATAAATATGATGTGGTATCCCCATTATTGCTTTTATTCACCCATTACTCGCTCTGATATTTCATCATTGTCAGTTTACCAAGTACACTTCTACACTCGAGTATTTCACATTATCAGACTCTTTGGTAGTCTTTTATAGGGTTTCTTGGTAAAGTATTCATAACATCATTTTAAAGTATGAAATCCTATTAACAGGTGCTTTTTTACAAGGTGttaatatttttcacattttactGCTCTTCTTTTAGCCTTCAAGCACCACCTGCTGTTGATTGCAGTTAAAAGCTGCATGGTTTTGAAAATGCATTGGTTATCAGATCTTTAGATTCTTCATGTAGTTAGATATGATTTCTAAACAGTCTTCAGAATTTGAGTGGAGGAGGCAATTGTTAGTGAGACAAGCAATGTTTTTAGTTAGGTATTCATACTTGGACCACTACTTCAAGGTATTGCAGAATTTGTTTGCAATTTATGTGGTGTTTCACTGAAGGTCTTTTCCTGAGTTGAGAATTTGAATTGGGATGTCAAAATATTGACTTGTACAGTTAAGTAGTTGCATCCTGAAGTACTTTTTAGTTGTGATTCGATGTTAGTTACAACTTTAACCGTTTGAGTACCATATTACCTATTCTACTTCTGGGTATTTTTACGCCATTAGGTGCTATACTGTACATCCAGTTATtgcattttttctcttattttattattaaacaGTATTAAAATTTTACTAGATAGGTAAAAATTGTATATCAATGAAAAGGAAATGTATTCAGCTGTACAGTTGAAAGTTTTTGTCTCAACTTTGATAGTTTTTGTAATAAGATAAGTAAAATGTCGCCAAAGAAAGAGCCTTCAGCTATAGTGCCAAATATTTTAGTTAGGGGTTACTGCTCCGAGTGTCAAGATTATCTTGATAGCTTATTGGCAGTTGGGGTGGAAATAAAGATACTTTATTGAAAGATTTCTTTTTCACCATACTTGAGCATAATGATGAAAACATAAAGTAAGAAACCTTTTTCAGGATTTATTTTCTAATGTAACTGGTAAGCATTGTTTAATGTAGAGTAATGTAACCCTCATGAATAGCAGCTTGGTGAACCGTACTATTACGTTTTTCACTCACAACTAGTGGTAGTATTGAGTATTGTTCCTTTTAGATATTTCCTTTTAGATTCTCCATTTTTATCTGATTCAACATTTCATTTCTAATTCatgtaaatcaaaattaaattagtgcatttattgtaaaattgttgAGCTTGTTTTGTGCTACacattttagaattaattttcttatattttttaatgtACAGTAAATTTTCAAGTCGATATGAGTGACTATTTTCAGCCAGTACCCTTTTTCTTCATGAACTGAGCGGCCTTTTTGATATTAATAGGccaaattttattgtaaatatatgtCGAAGACCAGATTACATCCTAGCTTTCCTTTTTTCTGCTCTTCTCATTTCAAGTTTTAAGTTATCGATTAAGTTATTATTTCAGAAAAGAGTAATTTTAGCACTACACATTGTTACAagtggtgaggaaagtagagtATGGTCTTATTTCATCATCATACggtataatatttccattttaacgTTAAATACACATATCGTATTTTCTCAAGTTCAGAGTTCACGTTTCCCCTttagagtattttttttaaattgtcacaATGTATGACTTTGTCTTTGTAGCCTGGTGTGTCCTCTGATAAAACGTTGATGCCAATTTTGACGCTAATGGTAGAAATGACACAGGCGAATAGAATCATTCGGAAGTTTGTCCGCTTACGAGTTCTGCCGCCGTTACGTGACGTTTCCAAAAGACCGGAGGAGGGGAGCACCATTCGTAACAAACTCTGCTCTCTAATGACATCCCCACTGCATGATCTTAAACATCTTGCTGCAAATTTCCTCTTTATCTTGTGTAAAGAAAGTGGTAAGTTGACATTTTTATCAGTTCTGAACTCTGTGGTACCTTAAGAGACGTGATTACTTTGATTAAATCGTGCACTAAACTCATCACAGTTTTTGCTTTGAGTGCAGAGATTATTGATCTTATTTCATGTGTACTGTAATGTGAGAGTAAAATACTATTTTGGGAGGGAAATTTATTATATTTGGAAGTAATTCCATATCTTCTTCggatatatatgtggatgtatttTTACTGATGAAACTTTTACCAAATGTAATCAGGCTTAATTTGTGTGTAAACATAtaattttaaatgttcaaaattttacgCAGATTGTTTACGCATGGCAtttaaggaaaatatgaaaatgtagaaaatattattttcagaCAAAATTTCTTCTAtgtcttattattatcaatagctaagctacaacattgggtggaaaagcaaaatgctacaaaccTAAAGGTCACAATAGGGAAAGCAACCTAGtgtagaaaatatatatagaattaaccaaaaaactataaaagaaaattaaggaaTAGGATTAAAATGAACAACAATGTTAAATAGGCAGGCACAGTGACGGGAAATACAAAACAAGAATAATATTAACCTGTTTTGCAAGAGAGGGTTTGGACCAAGTTTGAACtactgaagttccaacgattcaacaaTTTGattgggaaaatcattccacaatttggtaccAACATAGCCAAGATACAACTTCTAGAGTACACTAATTGTTTTGATTTGTTTGAAAGAAAATGTGATTCATACATTTAACTGTATATCTGAGAACTATGACAGATTTATTCATAAATGATTGAGCCAGAGATTATTATCTGGGTCGGAGGTTAGGAAATTAATAGTCGGAAACTTTTGGTTCATTCAGAATAGGACATAATGAAAGACAAAATATTTGTTTAGGATGGACAGATATCCGAAAGCATCGATGGATTTATTATGGCAGcccattggtaacgtccttgcctggtgactgccagattgaggttcgagttcactcaaactcgttatttactttaggggctgcaacctcaccatccttgtaagctaaggtagGGGTTTTTAGGGGAATTATcaggagccattgtctggccctccctggtcttagcttgggtggagagggggtctggggtgctgatcatacatatatatggtcagtttctagagcattgtcctgcttgctaagataatgtcactgtcccttgcctctaccattcatgagtggcctttaaagcctttattcTTTAGTGTTATGGAAAATGAGACCGAccagatatgtttctcaaaagtgaagtGTAATCAGGAATTGCACCTGGAATTTTAAATGAGCTTCATGTagataaagaaacattgtcaatgaaaGTATTGGGGTGGAGAGGATCCAATATGCTAGACTTGCTGACAACCATGCTTTAATTGTTACAGCATTTATATTATAACCCTAAACCTTGTAAGTTTTCACTGATTTGAGAAGGAAACTCGTAATTGAAATAGAATTaagtttcctttatttttatgATCAAGTATAATTGTCACGACTGAATTTGGTGTATTTTGagcaaattacttttattttggtGACTTGCATTATTGGGACAAAATTTATTGAGACTTTTATTGGAGTGACTTAAATGGAATTGGAGAATTAAAAAATTAATCATCAAAGTGAAAAACACTGcatcaaaagaaagaaaacaaggcaAGTGGATCTCGAGTACTATAAGTACCATCTACTATGTTTTGAGCAAGGCACATTGTAACTAGAACCTCACCAAGGTGGAAAAATCTTGCCAAAGTAGCAGCTTGTCTGTGCTCTTAAAATATCCATCTGTGCTCTTAAAATATCCAGTGCCTTATTGTAGGAAGTATCTTTTGCTGATATCTGTCATAAGCAGCATTTGTTTCACTGGAGAAAGAATAATAGAAGTATACTCTACATGGAATTTTGCTTTTTCAGAACAAGCTGGTCAATATTGTTGTTATTTGTACAAGGTTTGTCATGGATTTGGTAGTTTCATGATACTACTTTAAAAGGATAATGATGTTTATAATTGAATCCATTAAATTGAAAAGGAAGATGGTGGGTTAGAAAATAAAAACTGGAAAACATGATAAGCAGGaagaaaatggtgaaaaattcaattattgataaaactATGTACTTGGATGAAGTACAGTATATAGAATAAGAAACATACAGCATTTGATATTATCAAAGTTGTTCGAGAAAAGCATAAACATATTAGGAGAAGGATTTTAGCACTACAGAAGGTCCTCAATATACAAACATTCGtagatataaacacaaatccaattgaaaataacaaagacaGGATAAAGTGCTGTAATAaaacggtgctattatagtatgctatctaccgtcaaatttctattatagtatggtatctaccacaaattATGTTATctgccgtcaatgttaatcctcctgtttgatgaggattatcaaaaagattacttaccaccagtatgttatcctcattggactttaatgatagtttaataatatttattggatggataacatggatgcataattataaacagtttgtaggttaggttaggttgggttagattaggttagtacatgggtgcataattataagcagtttgtaagttaggttgggttgagttaggttaggttaggttgggttatcaagtcggtagtgatcctccttattagaggcggattagcaagtagaccgtacccttagggactgatggtgggtatcatactatagtcagagaggggtggtagatagcaaaattgacggtagatagcatactataatagcaccaataaaacaatattgtatcatttaatatAGAAggtaaaatgacatttgtaatatcaTGACATTTATTTCATATGGAACCCAACTAtgtgttgacttttgtagctggaaatcatacaTACTcaagtcaggttaggcctaccctaggccaaaatttattaaaaatcaaCTTACAAACAGtgtcttggaaccaattaagttagCAAGTTGAGGACGTCCTATGctgtatagtacagtacagtacataaataCTTGTCCCCATTTCTATATGCATTCATTTGTTTCTCTCCAGTTGATCGGCTCATCAAATATACTGGGTACGGTAATGCGGCTGGATTTTTGGCCTCCAGGGGCTTGATGCACGGGGTCAGCAAACCAACAGTGGTTTATTCTTCAGACTCCGAAGATTCGGATACAGAAGAATATGTGACTGCAAGTGAAATGTAAGTGCGAATTTGGTTGTGCCTCTTGATAATTTTTGGTATTCATTTACGTAAGCAATTTTTGGGGAAGGAAAATAGTGCTTGTGTTTAGTCAAGTTTTAGATTACATTTACTTACTTTCCCTTGACAATAGATAAGTAAAACCTCTAATCTGAATATTCAGTTATTCACTGTTGAGCTGTTGATACCATTGTGAAAGAATATATGCTGAATATTACCTTGACTACGGTCGCTAAGCTGGAAGCACCGGGATCAATGTTTAAACAGTGCGCCATTATATCACTCAATAGAATAGGTTGCTTTAAATTTTCTCTCAATTACACTATGTAAAGGGAATGTTGGCCCAAAGAATAATAGATTTGTCTCATTCTTCCCTCTTTTCTATTTCCTATTCCTTATTGTTTATTTCAGTTTCCTTATTCCTTATACTGACGTTCTCTTCCTTTTTTTGTATTGTCTGTATTCCATTTCTTATTCCTTACTATTTTTGTTACCTTCTATTGGGTGCTGTGTCTGTTTCCGTACATCGTGTTATTACTATAATTTCATTTAATGCAGATTTAGTACTGCATAGACAAATTTATTGTATAAAATTTCTTTCCCAGCCTTTAAATAAAAGAGAGGTTTGGGGATAGCCTCAGAATGTAATGGCCCTGggcaaggagttttttttttttaaatattactgaCAGAAATAGCGTACAACAAAGAATGCTATTGAGTCATTCAGACTAAAGTAGTATATATTCTAATAAACAGCAGTGAAAATACAATTATTTTGAGAATTTTGAATCCTAGAATCACAAAAGTGAATTACCTTACTTCTAATGTACACTACTACTAAATGtatttcttgtatatatacatgcattcaggAATTGTGGTTACTTTGGAAGTCATTTGATTCAGCTCATTATGAATGTATGCAAATTTCTTTTTAGTAGTTTCATTTGTGAAGCTCTCAAATATTAAATTATTTAGTGTGCTGAAGGAAAAGATATTTTCtctttgtataattttttcaacatTCCATCACCAGGATCAACCCAGTAACAGGTCGATATGAACCTCCTCGGCCATCACCGTTAGCTGATATGACCGAAGAACAAAAAGAACACGAAGCCATGAAACTTGTTAATGTTTTAGATAAACTCACCAGGTAGGTCCTTATATTGAGTTCTTTTATGCCATGGAATGCAATACCATTAactaaattttttatattattggttaattttgattattaccttcgccaacttcgttgtggcaaaggttatgttttgataggcgttgtcTGTCAGTGTGTTTGTGATTTTGTATAATtctaaaactatttgaccaaactcatgaaatttgttgggatgattggccatgatccaaggacaatttgattagattttgggaattatttggtcaaaagtcaaggccagggtcatgaaagagtaaaaaaacaactctcaaaactcaaaaactatttgaccaaatctcatgaaatttggtgggatgattagccgtGATCAAGGATAATTTGATTGGATCAAAAGGTAAGGTcagggtcacgaaaaggtaaaaaatgtctgcTATGTTATggttaatttttatctgatttgcatgaaactacagTAGTGTCAAAATGGGCATAATTTGATTCCTtgtcttatgatatacaacatgatatagggaTGTCATTagccttgtttgtgtatttatttgtttgtatgtgtctTTGTGATTGTTATTCACgttactcaaaaactatttgacctaatcacatgaaatttggtgggatgattggccacaatccaaggacaatttgagtaGAATTTGGAAATGATTGAGTCAAAAGTCAGGGTAACAAAAAGGTCTATCCCTGGTTAGTATACATCAGAAGCAAGGAGCCCTCGAATCTGCGTCTGCAGGCTTTTCCGGTTTTGGGTGTGTGTTGGAATCTCTCACTCTTTGCTGCATCTCATCAGAAGTTGAAGGCTATTCATCCATTGCCATGCAGACCACCGATGACAAGTTTGTCCAAAGGAAAGCTTGAGTCTCCTTAGGCTACCTCAACCCCGGTGTCCTCAGTGCAGCATCTCCCTTTGTGACGCCAATGGTTGAAGTTGTGGTAGGTGTGTCCCCACTGTCAGTGACTCCTGTGATGTCCACAGGGGTACCCCCTCCAAAGCCCAAAAGGACTATAAAGGCTCGAACTGTGATACTAGAGCCATTATCCACAAGAAAATCTCTGTCACTTGAGGGTGTCATGCCTATTGTTTGACGTAAGTCGTCCTTGAGGCCATAAGTACGTGTTGTCTCAGTGCCAGGTGTCACCCCATGCATCACctgtatttctttataaatttcctTGCACTCATTTGTGAGTGCAGGGGTCTTGGGGAGGTGGGGGACCTTGGCTTTGCCTTCTGAGAGAACCTCTGTCATTAATCAGCACTCCAGTGTCTCTCAAGGGTGAAGGCCATCTTTGGAGATGACCTGGTCAGATGTGGCTAGTTTGGCCCTGGATTGTGTTGACCATCAAATCTGTGGATCTGAGAGCCCTCTCGCTTCCAACAGGTTAAacaagatctcccccccccccctcttttcgaGGGAGAGAAGATTCTATGCACCAAAATTTGCTAAATCATCAGTGTGTAGACTTGACTCTCCTTGGAGGGACTCAAGTCAAAAGGCATGTCCTTCTCGGCCTCCAAGTGGTCCTTTGGGTTGACCAGTGATTAGGTGATGTGACTTGGCCAAATCAACAGGTTTATTAACCCCAGATACTGTGGAAAAGTTAAAGTCTCTTGCTCTTTGATGGTAGCGTACTGACCTTCCTGGAAAACCAGTCAGTAAACTAGTGTACTAACTGGGATGCCTTGATCTTTTGATCCTCGAAACAAATTAGCCCAAAGGTAGCTCTGTTGCTTCAGAACTCATCGGTGAGAATGGCCAAGTCAGTGCTTCCAAGGAGTCGCATGTAGGCGGCACTGGAGAAGTGGAAAACTGCTTTGTCGGACTCCCTGATCCAGCGTACTCTTTCCTATAATCATTTGAAAGTAGTAGTAAAGTAAATGTAGGAAATAATATATGTTAGTGTCATATGATTATTTGAAAGTAATAAGAAAGTAGATGTGTGAAATGATACTGTATATAGCTCAGATAATAGATTAATATCAATTTGCTTGTTACATAAAGACTTTCACCACAGTGCATCATATGTCCTGTACCACCAGGCGAATAGTTGCCAGATAACGGTTGCGGAATATAGCTACCTGTATGTGCTTTATGTTTGAAACAGTGAGTGAACTGATGCAGTACTTTAAAGTGCAATTGTACAAAGTACTTGGTGTTAAAAATGGTAGTGAAGGTATTTATTTTTCAGTCGATTGCCCTCTGTCTTCTACTTTTCATCTGTTCTTGCTGGTGTCATCCTTCCAATAAGATTTCcaatttttataaatactgtactttagtttgctccaaTTTTCACTACTAATTTCTTTACCAATCCATTGAATTAGCTTTGTGAGTCAAGGTAAAGGTTGTTACTAATGGAAaattagaattatttaaaaaaaaaaaaattatatttgataaaaaaatttaagtAATCAGAGAAAATTTAGTAATGTAATTCTTCTTAATCCTCTGAAGATCCAATGACCATG from Palaemon carinicauda isolate YSFRI2023 chromosome 35, ASM3689809v2, whole genome shotgun sequence includes:
- the ric8a gene encoding synembryn-A, with the translated sequence MDESVLKLLETGNDQDVVRVLKDFNRKYEKQFTPVGLSEDHCNRLWRIIMGRLSDYSASSTHQTCLCAIRILSRDESSLNNVINSERLSYIVKLAGLVPEEEALERLNQQINYEVVTEAQKCLSNLVYNSKAIQRMCCVNSCIPGLMCRLKTFKDPDLPHVVKYFDMRLLFLLTAVCADIRPQLRSEYHGLTYLIEVLDLSLKTSQEESELQLVNGYAPAPVIFNDEQAELVNEVLKVLYNLVLHIDKNSPDEEEDSHCLRLISILRSLLLATARCPEKTDTLHSNTVNLLLVMPPNMYEELLSDMPQANSEHGLPPPPPVVTTQPVAGATALVEASCFTEVSENQALNERNCEYDGKDMTVILKLLDFLDSRLKAPGVSSDKTLMPILTLMVEMTQANRIIRKFVRLRVLPPLRDVSKRPEEGSTIRNKLCSLMTSPLHDLKHLAANFLFILCKESVDRLIKYTGYGNAAGFLASRGLMHGVSKPTVVYSSDSEDSDTEEYVTASEMINPVTGRYEPPRPSPLADMTEEQKEHEAMKLVNVLDKLTRSNIIQPCRIGDDGKPHPVESVIELQESLGGSNPADHNNDDSD